A single Glycine soja cultivar W05 chromosome 14, ASM419377v2, whole genome shotgun sequence DNA region contains:
- the LOC114384368 gene encoding dehydrodolichyl diphosphate synthase 2-like isoform X1 codes for MLSLTLPIPLLKTLTPPSPNINNPSLSSYSHYQPRSRSLTRGLIVPKHSSATAPPSATLRDDGTSLAGDSPEPLPEELVAELMPKHVAVIIDGHGRWAKLRGLPASAGHQAGVQPLRTVVRLCCSWGIQVLTVFVLSTENWFRPKVEVDSLMKLFETTINSSIACMKKEGIQIYVIGDSSKLPESLRSTIANAEKNTKHNSRLQLIVAMNYGGKYDVVQACKSVAKKVKDGLLHLDNINEKIIEKELETKCTEFPYPDLLIRAGGELRLSNFLLWQLAYTEFYFNKTPWPDFGKEEFVDALRSFQQRQRHYGGERHS; via the exons ATGTTGTCCTTAACACTACCTATTCCTCTGCTGAAAACCCTAACTCCTCCTTCTCCAAACATTAACAacccctctctctcttcctattCTCATTATCAACCTCGTTCCCGTTCCCTAACACGGGGACTTATAGTCCCCAAACACAGCTCCGCCACTGCTCCTCCGAGCGCGACGCTTCGGGACGACGGAACCTCACTCGCTGGAGATTCACCGGAGCCGCTTCCGGAGGAGTTAGTGGCGGAGCTGATGCCAAAGCACGTGGCGGTGATTATCGACGGACATGGTAGGTGGGCCAAGTTGAGAGGGCTGCCGGCGTCCGCGGGGCACCAAGCGGGTGTGCAGCCACTGAGGACGGTGGTGAGGCTGTGTTGCAGTTGGGGAATTCAGGTTCTCACGGTTTTCGTGTTATCCACTGAGAACTGGTTTCGCCCCAAG GTGGAGGTTGACTCCTTGATGAAGCTCTTTGAGACAACAATAAACTCCTCAATTGCGTGTATGAAAAA GGAAGGAATTCAAATATACGTGATTGGGGATTCATCAAAACTTCCTGAGTCTCTAAGGAGTACTATAGCTAATGCAGAAAAGAATACAAAACATAACTCGAGACTCCAACTTATTGTGGCAATGAATTACGGTGGGAAATACGATGTTGTTCAAGCATGTAAAAGTGTAGCAAAAAAAGTCAAAGATGGTCTTCTTCATTTGGACAACatcaatgaaaaaattattgaaaaagaaTTGGAAACTAAATGTACTGAGTTTCCTTATCCAGATCTACTAATACGAGCTGGTGGTGAGCTTAGATTGAGCAACTTCTTGTTGTGGCAATTGGCATAcacagaattttattttaataaaacaccGTGGCCAGATTTTGGAAAGGAAGAATTTGTAGATGCCTTAAGATCATTTCAGCAAAGACAAAGACACTATGGTGGTGAACGACATTCATAA
- the LOC114384368 gene encoding dehydrodolichyl diphosphate synthase 2-like isoform X2, with translation MLSLTLPIPLLKTLTPPSPNINNPSLSSYSHYQPRSRSLTRGLIVPKHSSATAPPSATLRDDGTSLAGDSPEPLPEELVAELMPKHVAVIIDGHGRWAKLRGLPASAGHQAGVQPLRTVVRLCCSWGIQVLTVFVLSTENWFRPKVEVDSLMKLFETTINSSIAWKEFKYT, from the exons ATGTTGTCCTTAACACTACCTATTCCTCTGCTGAAAACCCTAACTCCTCCTTCTCCAAACATTAACAacccctctctctcttcctattCTCATTATCAACCTCGTTCCCGTTCCCTAACACGGGGACTTATAGTCCCCAAACACAGCTCCGCCACTGCTCCTCCGAGCGCGACGCTTCGGGACGACGGAACCTCACTCGCTGGAGATTCACCGGAGCCGCTTCCGGAGGAGTTAGTGGCGGAGCTGATGCCAAAGCACGTGGCGGTGATTATCGACGGACATGGTAGGTGGGCCAAGTTGAGAGGGCTGCCGGCGTCCGCGGGGCACCAAGCGGGTGTGCAGCCACTGAGGACGGTGGTGAGGCTGTGTTGCAGTTGGGGAATTCAGGTTCTCACGGTTTTCGTGTTATCCACTGAGAACTGGTTTCGCCCCAAG GTGGAGGTTGACTCCTTGATGAAGCTCTTTGAGACAACAATAAACTCCTCAATTGCGT GGAAGGAATTCAAATATACGTGA